In a genomic window of Salegentibacter salegens:
- a CDS encoding aldehyde dehydrogenase — MTETSAQTISEIYKRQKVFFASQKTKSIAFRLQQLKTLKKAILQYEDKVNEALWKDLHKSKEEAFLTETSLLLEEVSYHIKHLKAWAKPKKVGTPLQIKPSRSKIYFEPLGIGLIMAPWNYPFQLTINPLIGAISAGCCAVLKPSPDTPNVARVIEEMISEFFPSEYIAVVQGGKETNQELFKFPFDVMFFTGSPGVGKIVMKAAAEHLSRVILELGGKSPCIVDKEANLKIAGKRIAWGKIVNAGQTCIAPDYLLVQKEVKTELLAEISKSFKEMLGENIANSPHYGRIVNPAAMNRLKKYLEGDVYYGGKINLEEKYIAPTILNNVQPEDEIMQQEIFGPILPVMEFIEIEEALSYINKNEKPLALYYFGKDKGAEKVLRETSSGGACINDTLLHVANHKLPFGGVGNSGMGKYHGKESFLAFTHERGVVNSTTKLDIPLKYPPYKFFGLIKKIVG; from the coding sequence ATGACTGAAACTTCAGCACAAACAATTTCTGAAATATATAAAAGACAAAAAGTATTTTTTGCTTCTCAGAAAACGAAAAGTATAGCATTTAGGCTTCAGCAATTAAAAACGCTAAAAAAAGCCATTCTTCAATATGAAGATAAAGTGAATGAAGCGCTTTGGAAAGACCTGCACAAATCTAAAGAAGAAGCATTTCTTACTGAAACCAGCTTACTCCTGGAGGAGGTGAGTTATCATATTAAACACCTAAAAGCCTGGGCAAAGCCTAAGAAGGTTGGGACGCCTTTACAAATTAAACCTTCACGCTCAAAGATATATTTTGAGCCGCTTGGAATTGGTTTAATAATGGCCCCGTGGAATTATCCATTTCAGCTTACAATTAATCCGCTTATTGGAGCAATTTCTGCAGGCTGTTGTGCGGTTTTAAAACCTTCGCCAGATACTCCAAATGTAGCCAGGGTGATAGAAGAAATGATTTCTGAGTTCTTTCCTTCTGAATATATAGCGGTAGTCCAGGGAGGGAAAGAAACAAACCAGGAGTTGTTTAAATTTCCGTTTGATGTGATGTTCTTTACCGGAAGTCCTGGAGTTGGTAAAATTGTAATGAAAGCTGCTGCGGAGCACTTAAGTAGGGTAATTTTGGAGCTGGGAGGTAAAAGCCCCTGTATTGTAGATAAAGAAGCAAACCTAAAAATTGCCGGAAAACGAATTGCCTGGGGTAAAATTGTAAATGCAGGACAAACCTGTATTGCACCAGATTATTTACTGGTTCAAAAAGAGGTAAAAACAGAATTACTGGCTGAAATCTCAAAATCTTTTAAAGAAATGTTGGGAGAAAATATCGCAAATAGTCCTCATTACGGCAGAATTGTAAACCCGGCTGCTATGAATCGGTTAAAGAAATATTTAGAGGGAGATGTTTATTACGGCGGAAAAATTAATTTAGAAGAAAAATATATTGCTCCTACCATTTTAAATAACGTGCAGCCTGAAGATGAAATTATGCAGCAAGAAATCTTCGGGCCAATTTTACCGGTGATGGAATTTATTGAAATAGAGGAAGCCCTGTCTTATATTAATAAGAATGAAAAACCGCTGGCACTTTATTATTTCGGAAAAGATAAAGGGGCAGAAAAAGTCTTGCGGGAAACAAGCTCGGGTGGGGCCTGCATTAACGATACCCTTTTACATGTAGCTAACCATAAACTACCATTTGGCGGTGTGGGAAACAGCGGAATGGGAAAATATCATGGTAAAGAAAGTTTCCTGGCTTTTACGCACGAACGGGGAGTGGTGAATTCTACTACAAAACTGGATATACCTTTAAAGTATCCGCCTTATAAGTTTTTTGGATTGATAAAGAAAATAGTGGGATAG
- a CDS encoding SDR family oxidoreductase has protein sequence MTKIASKLVLITGGASGIGKIMGREVLKHGGKLVIWDLNKLNLQQTLNEFEEFGDVYGYTIDITNTAWVKEMAKQVENEIGVIDILINNAGIVYGGYFHENSSDKIEKTMKVNAIAPMQLALTFLPGMMKRKEGHICNITSSAGLVSNPKMAVYAGSKWAATGWSDSLRLEMKQLKTGVGITTVTPYYINTGMFDGVKSNIPILDQYKVAKRIIKAIERNRIYLSMPWSMRFVRFSQGLFPIWFYDWFVGRVIGVYKTMDEFKGRKT, from the coding sequence ATGACGAAAATTGCTTCAAAACTTGTTCTTATAACCGGTGGTGCATCTGGTATAGGAAAAATAATGGGCCGTGAAGTTTTAAAACATGGGGGGAAACTGGTAATTTGGGATCTCAACAAGCTCAATTTACAGCAAACGCTAAATGAATTTGAAGAATTTGGAGATGTTTATGGGTACACCATAGATATAACCAATACCGCTTGGGTTAAGGAGATGGCTAAGCAGGTTGAGAATGAAATTGGCGTCATTGATATTTTAATCAATAACGCGGGAATTGTTTACGGAGGTTATTTTCATGAGAATTCTTCAGATAAAATTGAAAAAACGATGAAGGTGAATGCAATTGCCCCAATGCAACTTGCTCTAACTTTTCTCCCGGGAATGATGAAAAGGAAAGAAGGCCATATTTGCAATATCACTTCTTCGGCCGGCCTGGTCTCCAATCCTAAAATGGCGGTTTACGCTGGGAGCAAATGGGCTGCCACAGGCTGGTCTGATAGTTTACGGCTGGAGATGAAACAACTTAAAACCGGGGTTGGCATTACCACCGTTACTCCTTACTATATAAATACTGGAATGTTTGATGGGGTGAAATCTAATATCCCTATTCTCGACCAATACAAAGTGGCTAAAAGAATAATTAAGGCAATAGAAAGGAACAGAATTTATTTAAGTATGCCATGGAGTATGCGTTTTGTAAGATTTTCTCAGGGCCTTTTCCCAATTTGGTTCTACGATTGGTTTGTAGGAAGAGTAATTGGAGTTTATAAAACAATGGACGAATTTAAAGGCCGAAAAACATAA
- a CDS encoding MerR family transcriptional regulator, producing MELIKQNFSIKDLENLSGIKAHTIRIWEKRYNILNPDRTSTNIRTYDSSNLQKILNVAFLNEHGYKISRISKLSDEEIAKMVRSISASTSKENRAQNSFKLSMMNFDEELFNNTYETLRKDKSFRQIFHQVFLPLLEQIGMLWQTDTIKPIHEHYIVDLIKQKLYYNLAEIKKEIKPSSDKLYVLFLPENEIHDIGIIYLYYELLYHGNQAIYLGPSLPLTDLGYLLERHDNLSFVSYFTTAPGDVEDFINQFNEQVCEKKTYELLLFGHKIREIQHKELPAFVTTHTNLNQFIDKL from the coding sequence ATGGAACTAATTAAGCAGAATTTCAGTATAAAAGACCTTGAAAATTTAAGCGGAATCAAGGCGCACACCATAAGAATTTGGGAAAAAAGGTATAATATCCTGAATCCCGATCGTACTTCTACAAATATAAGAACATACGATAGTTCTAACCTTCAAAAGATCTTAAACGTCGCTTTTCTAAACGAACACGGTTATAAGATTTCGAGGATTTCCAAGCTTAGTGATGAGGAAATTGCTAAAATGGTGCGAAGTATTTCTGCAAGTACCAGCAAGGAGAACCGTGCTCAAAATTCATTTAAACTTTCTATGATGAATTTTGATGAGGAGCTTTTTAACAATACCTACGAGACGCTGCGAAAAGATAAAAGCTTTAGGCAAATCTTTCACCAGGTATTTCTTCCACTACTGGAACAAATTGGTATGTTATGGCAAACCGATACCATTAAGCCAATTCACGAGCATTATATTGTAGATCTCATTAAACAAAAACTATATTATAATTTGGCTGAAATAAAGAAGGAAATCAAACCCAGTTCTGATAAGTTATACGTACTCTTTCTACCGGAAAATGAAATACACGATATTGGTATAATTTACTTGTACTATGAACTCCTTTATCACGGCAACCAGGCAATTTATCTCGGTCCCAGTTTACCATTAACCGATCTTGGCTATTTATTAGAACGCCACGATAACCTGAGTTTTGTAAGTTATTTCACCACCGCTCCCGGAGATGTTGAAGATTTTATAAATCAGTTTAACGAACAGGTTTGTGAAAAGAAAACTTACGAGCTATTGTTATTTGGACATAAAATAAGGGAAATTCAGCATAAAGAACTTCCTGCATTTGTCACGACCCATACCAACCTAAACCAATTTATAGACAAGCTTTAA
- a CDS encoding phytoene desaturase family protein, with the protein MKKKVAIIGSGFASLAAACYLARDGYKVELFEKNANIGGRARQLKKEGFCFDIGPTWYWMPDVFERFFADFGKKPSDYYELEKLSPAYKVFFGKNDSITIEDSLDKICAAFEAEEPGSSKKLKQFIEEAKNNYDIAIKDLVYRPGVSPLELVTPTTAGKIGQFFSTISKEVRKEFSNQKLIQILEFPVLFLGAKASNTPAFYSFMNYADFGLGTWHPKGGMYKVIEAMESLANSLGVKINTNAPVSEIFIENNTATGMQVNGERIEADYILSGADYHHTETLLPEYKRQYKESYWQKKTFAPSALLFFAGFNKKLENVTHHTLFFDTDFEKHAKAIYDDAQWPENPLFYASFPSVTDDAAAPEGKEAGIFLIPLAPDVEDTPEIREKYFQKIITRFESLTNQNVTDHLLFKESFCVKDFKEEYNSYKGNAYGLANTLLQTAFLRPKLKSKKVHKLFFTGQLSVPGPGVPPSLISGKLAAGLIQKED; encoded by the coding sequence ATGAAAAAGAAAGTTGCCATAATTGGTTCTGGATTTGCTTCTCTCGCCGCTGCTTGCTACCTGGCAAGAGATGGTTATAAAGTAGAACTATTTGAAAAAAATGCGAATATTGGCGGGCGGGCGCGCCAATTAAAAAAGGAAGGATTCTGTTTTGATATTGGTCCTACCTGGTACTGGATGCCCGATGTTTTTGAACGTTTCTTTGCCGATTTCGGTAAAAAACCTTCAGATTATTATGAGTTGGAAAAATTGAGTCCCGCTTATAAAGTTTTCTTCGGAAAAAATGATAGTATTACCATAGAAGACAGCCTCGATAAAATTTGCGCAGCCTTTGAAGCTGAAGAGCCCGGAAGCTCCAAAAAACTGAAGCAGTTTATAGAAGAAGCCAAAAACAATTACGATATCGCAATTAAAGATTTGGTGTATCGTCCCGGCGTTTCTCCTTTAGAATTAGTAACTCCAACTACCGCAGGCAAAATAGGCCAGTTTTTTAGCACCATTTCAAAAGAAGTTAGGAAAGAATTTAGCAACCAAAAATTAATTCAAATTCTTGAATTCCCCGTGTTGTTTCTTGGCGCTAAAGCCAGCAATACTCCTGCTTTTTATAGTTTTATGAATTATGCCGATTTCGGGCTGGGAACCTGGCATCCCAAAGGCGGAATGTACAAAGTGATTGAAGCAATGGAAAGCCTTGCAAATTCGCTGGGCGTTAAAATCAACACTAATGCGCCGGTTTCTGAAATTTTTATTGAAAACAATACCGCAACCGGAATGCAGGTAAACGGCGAAAGAATAGAAGCTGATTACATTCTTAGCGGTGCCGATTATCATCACACCGAAACTTTATTACCGGAATATAAGAGACAATACAAGGAATCTTATTGGCAAAAAAAGACCTTTGCCCCTTCAGCCTTATTATTCTTTGCCGGTTTCAATAAGAAACTGGAAAATGTAACGCATCACACTTTATTTTTTGATACAGATTTTGAGAAGCACGCGAAAGCAATTTACGATGATGCCCAGTGGCCAGAAAATCCGCTATTCTATGCTAGTTTCCCTTCAGTTACCGATGATGCCGCCGCACCGGAAGGTAAAGAAGCAGGAATATTTTTAATTCCTCTGGCACCAGATGTGGAAGATACTCCTGAAATTAGGGAGAAATATTTTCAAAAAATAATTACCCGTTTTGAAAGTTTAACCAATCAAAATGTAACCGATCATCTTCTTTTTAAAGAATCTTTTTGTGTAAAAGATTTTAAAGAAGAATACAACTCTTATAAGGGTAACGCCTATGGCCTGGCAAACACCCTGTTGCAAACTGCATTTTTAAGACCTAAATTAAAGAGCAAAAAAGTGCACAAATTATTTTTTACCGGGCAGCTAAGTGTTCCCGGTCCCGGGGTTCCTCCTTCTCTTATTTCAGGAAAGCTCGCCGCGGGATTAATTCAAAAAGAAGATTAA
- a CDS encoding phytoene/squalene synthase family protein — MKAIFDKVSRACSKTVTHHYSTSFSTATRMLAPSIRQDIYNIYGFVRFADEIVDTFHDYDKEKLFNDFEVDLYKAIQDKISLNPILNAFQETVHKYEIDESLYRAFMKSMRLDLYKSDYLSVAEYKEYIYGSADVVGLMCLKVFVKGDNKKYESLKQSAMSLGSAFQKVNFLRDLKADFEDLSRSYFPGTNLEQLDEASKQRIIAEIEEDFKHGLSGISHLPVEAKFGVYTAYIYYRKLLHKLKKVPSLEIRNSRIRVPDYEKAGLLAKSYISYRLKLI, encoded by the coding sequence ATGAAAGCCATTTTTGACAAGGTTTCCCGGGCCTGTAGCAAAACTGTTACTCATCATTACAGCACCTCGTTCTCTACAGCAACCAGGATGCTCGCCCCCTCTATTCGCCAGGATATCTACAATATCTACGGCTTTGTGCGCTTTGCCGACGAAATTGTAGACACTTTTCACGACTATGATAAAGAAAAACTTTTTAACGATTTTGAGGTAGATCTTTATAAAGCCATTCAAGACAAGATTAGTTTAAATCCTATTCTAAATGCTTTTCAGGAAACCGTGCATAAGTATGAAATAGACGAATCTCTTTATCGTGCATTTATGAAGAGTATGCGCTTAGATTTGTATAAATCTGACTATCTTAGTGTAGCCGAATACAAAGAATATATCTACGGAAGTGCAGATGTTGTGGGCCTTATGTGTTTAAAGGTTTTTGTAAAAGGAGATAATAAAAAATATGAATCACTGAAGCAATCGGCAATGAGTTTAGGCTCTGCTTTTCAGAAGGTTAATTTTTTAAGGGACCTAAAAGCCGATTTTGAAGATCTTAGCCGAAGTTATTTTCCCGGTACAAATCTTGAACAATTAGATGAAGCCAGCAAACAAAGAATTATAGCCGAAATTGAAGAAGATTTTAAACACGGCTTAAGCGGAATTTCGCATTTACCGGTAGAAGCTAAATTTGGCGTTTATACCGCTTATATTTATTATAGAAAATTATTGCATAAACTTAAAAAAGTTCCTTCTCTAGAGATTAGGAATAGCAGGATTCGAGTTCCTGATTATGAAAAAGCAGGACTTTTGGCCAAATCATACATTTCTTATAGATTAAAACTTATTTAA
- a CDS encoding sterol desaturase family protein, whose amino-acid sequence MDILLWILVFLGTFAGMEGMAWFTHKFIMHGLLWKLHKDHHHKDHSHWWERNDLFFIFYALVSIGFFLLWRYEDVWIGLPIGLGILAYGITYFTVHDIFIHQRFKIFRNANNPYAKGIRRAHKMHHKHLGKDDGECFGMLFVPLKYFKK is encoded by the coding sequence ATGGATATTTTATTGTGGATTCTGGTTTTTCTGGGCACCTTCGCAGGAATGGAAGGAATGGCCTGGTTTACCCATAAATTTATTATGCACGGCCTACTTTGGAAACTGCATAAAGACCACCATCACAAAGACCATAGCCACTGGTGGGAGCGCAACGATCTTTTCTTTATTTTTTATGCCCTGGTGAGTATTGGTTTTTTCCTGCTTTGGCGCTACGAAGATGTTTGGATAGGATTGCCTATTGGTCTGGGAATTTTAGCTTATGGCATCACCTATTTTACCGTTCACGATATTTTTATCCATCAACGTTTTAAGATTTTTAGAAATGCTAATAATCCTTATGCCAAAGGAATAAGAAGAGCGCATAAAATGCACCACAAACATCTTGGTAAAGACGATGGGGAATGTTTTGGAATGTTATTCGTACCTTTAAAATACTTTAAAAAATAA
- a CDS encoding lycopene cyclase family protein, with amino-acid sequence MLGPVYFYVIIGGGLAGLQLARQLSRDVFFKGKKIAIIDSDFSMPVKTWCFWEKGDGKWDHLLTKSWNEGKFISSEENINLQLSPYSYKMIKAADYHHNLQEEIEKSGDIEFITDEIQKIDPVTMKAKGRKKSYGATHFFDSRIDPSYLESKKHTTIFQHFKGWEVATEKPVFSPDSFTMMDYRIKYPDATAFTYILPFTEKKALVEYTFFSPFLTEDKVYDDMLQKYFEKVLKTKDFTIKSTETGVIPMTDFPFDKANTRQITKIGTGGGWVKPSTGYSFKNTEKRINRIIENIKSGKLPGENLINNKFRKYDAIFLDVLTQNNQKGEEIFSKFYTKNSPQEIFKYLDEETSVSEDLKIMLSIYSFDFVKSFFRKTL; translated from the coding sequence ATGCTAGGTCCCGTATATTTTTATGTAATAATTGGTGGAGGACTTGCAGGCCTTCAATTAGCCCGGCAACTTAGCCGGGATGTTTTTTTCAAAGGAAAAAAGATTGCCATAATAGATTCCGATTTTTCTATGCCGGTTAAAACCTGGTGTTTTTGGGAAAAAGGAGATGGCAAATGGGATCATTTACTTACCAAATCCTGGAACGAAGGAAAATTTATTTCTTCTGAAGAAAATATTAATTTACAATTGTCTCCCTATTCTTATAAGATGATCAAGGCAGCAGATTATCACCACAACTTACAGGAAGAAATAGAAAAATCTGGTGACATAGAATTTATTACCGATGAAATCCAGAAAATTGATCCTGTAACAATGAAGGCCAAAGGCCGAAAAAAATCCTACGGTGCTACACATTTTTTCGATAGTAGAATAGATCCCTCTTACCTTGAAAGTAAAAAACACACTACTATTTTTCAGCATTTTAAAGGCTGGGAAGTAGCAACCGAAAAACCTGTTTTTAGCCCGGATTCTTTTACAATGATGGATTACCGAATTAAGTATCCCGATGCTACTGCGTTTACGTATATTCTCCCGTTTACCGAGAAAAAAGCTTTAGTTGAATATACCTTCTTCTCTCCTTTTTTAACGGAAGACAAAGTATATGACGACATGCTTCAGAAATATTTTGAAAAGGTTTTAAAAACAAAGGATTTTACGATTAAAAGCACTGAAACTGGTGTTATCCCAATGACAGATTTTCCTTTTGATAAAGCGAATACCCGACAAATCACCAAAATTGGTACCGGTGGTGGCTGGGTAAAACCTTCAACCGGATATTCTTTTAAAAATACCGAAAAACGCATAAACCGAATTATTGAGAATATTAAAAGCGGAAAATTACCGGGAGAGAATTTAATAAATAATAAATTCAGAAAATACGATGCGATTTTCCTGGATGTGCTTACCCAGAATAATCAAAAAGGGGAAGAAATTTTCTCCAAATTCTACACTAAAAATTCTCCACAAGAAATCTTTAAATATCTTGACGAAGAAACTTCGGTTTCAGAAGACCTGAAAATTATGTTGTCAATTTATAGTTTCGATTTTGTAAAATCATTTTTCAGGAAAACTCTCTAA
- a CDS encoding TlpA family protein disulfide reductase, translating to MKKLFKNQWTNIIFIVIILVMIIPQTRKPIQIVVNKIFAFSPSATDEEDRKELETYNWTLETESGKKIDFAESKGKVIIVNYWATWCPPCIAEMPSFQELYTDYKDKVEFYFISGEDHETTNNFLKRKGYNFSSYRMLSEDPKPLDGYTLPSTYVIAKNGTIVVDKKGAADWNSQNFRNLLNQLLAE from the coding sequence ATGAAGAAGCTTTTCAAGAACCAGTGGACCAACATTATTTTTATTGTAATTATCCTGGTGATGATTATCCCACAAACCCGTAAACCCATTCAAATTGTAGTAAATAAGATATTTGCTTTTAGCCCTTCGGCTACCGATGAAGAAGATAGAAAAGAGCTTGAAACCTATAATTGGACTTTGGAGACAGAATCGGGTAAAAAAATAGATTTTGCTGAATCTAAAGGAAAAGTAATTATTGTAAATTATTGGGCTACCTGGTGCCCACCCTGTATCGCTGAAATGCCAAGTTTCCAGGAACTTTATACCGATTATAAAGACAAGGTGGAGTTTTATTTTATCTCGGGCGAGGATCACGAAACTACTAACAACTTCCTGAAGCGTAAAGGTTACAATTTCTCCAGTTACAGGATGCTCTCTGAAGATCCCAAACCTTTAGATGGTTATACGCTGCCATCTACTTATGTAATTGCTAAAAACGGAACTATTGTAGTAGATAAAAAAGGCGCAGCCGATTGGAATAGTCAGAATTTTAGAAATTTGTTAAATCAGCTTTTAGCTGAATAA
- a CDS encoding aconitate hydratase gives MAYDIDMIKKVYSQMAERVNTAREVVGKPLTLSEKILYSHLWDGAAKEAYQRGKDYVEFAPDRIACQDATAQMALLQFMQAGKKQVAVPTTVHCDHLIQAKMGAAIDLQAANKSSSEVFDFLESVSNKYGIGFWRPGAGIIHQVVLENYAFPGGMMIGTDSHTVNAGGLGMVAIGVGGADAVDVMAGMPWELKFPKLIGVKLTGKLSGWTSSKDVILKVAGILTVKGGTGAIIEYFGEGARSMSATGKGTICNMGAEVGATTSTFGYDESMDRYLRATNRADVADAANKVSEHLTGDDEVYANPEQYFDELIEINLSELKPHLNGPFTPDLATPISEMGVKAKENDWPINVDWGLIGSCTNSSYEDLTRAASIAKQAVDKKVKAKSDFGINPGSETIRFTAERDGLLQIFEDLDATIFTNACGPCIGQWDRSDRKGEEKNTIVHSFNRNFSKRADGNPNTHAFVGSPEMVAAIAISGRLDFDPTRDKLINEDGEEVMLDEPTGIELPSDGFDVEEDGYVPPNDDGSSVVVKVAEDSERLQLLTPFEPWDGKNLTGAKLLIKAFGKCTTDHISMAGPWLRYRGHLDNISNNCLIGAINAYNKKTNFVKNQLNGEYDGVPAVQREYKKAGVSTVVVGDHNYGEGSSREHAAMEPRHLGVKVVLVKSFARIHETNLKKQGMLGLTFDNEADYDLIQEDDTFNFIDLEDFAPDKQITIEIVHADGSKDTIKTNHTYNKPQIEWYKHGSALNLIKKQNAA, from the coding sequence ATGGCATACGATATTGATATGATCAAAAAGGTGTACAGCCAAATGGCCGAACGTGTGAATACTGCACGCGAGGTGGTTGGAAAACCTTTAACCCTTTCAGAAAAAATTCTTTATTCGCATTTATGGGATGGTGCTGCCAAAGAGGCTTACCAAAGAGGAAAAGACTATGTAGAATTTGCGCCAGACAGGATTGCCTGCCAGGATGCAACTGCCCAAATGGCCTTATTGCAATTTATGCAAGCCGGGAAAAAACAGGTTGCTGTACCAACTACGGTACATTGTGATCACCTTATCCAGGCCAAAATGGGAGCTGCGATAGATTTGCAGGCTGCTAATAAATCCAGTAGTGAGGTTTTTGATTTTCTTGAATCTGTTTCCAATAAGTACGGAATTGGATTTTGGAGACCCGGTGCAGGAATTATTCACCAGGTGGTATTAGAAAACTATGCCTTCCCTGGCGGAATGATGATTGGTACCGATTCTCACACGGTAAATGCCGGTGGGCTTGGAATGGTAGCGATTGGTGTTGGTGGAGCTGATGCAGTAGATGTAATGGCCGGTATGCCATGGGAACTTAAATTCCCAAAACTTATTGGAGTTAAGTTAACCGGAAAACTTTCAGGTTGGACTTCTTCAAAAGATGTGATTTTAAAAGTAGCCGGGATCCTTACTGTAAAAGGAGGAACCGGAGCAATTATAGAATATTTTGGGGAAGGAGCTCGATCTATGTCGGCAACCGGAAAAGGAACTATTTGTAATATGGGAGCTGAAGTTGGTGCAACTACTTCAACTTTTGGTTACGATGAGTCTATGGATCGTTACCTGCGTGCTACAAACCGTGCAGATGTTGCTGATGCAGCAAATAAAGTTAGCGAACACCTAACCGGAGATGATGAGGTTTACGCAAACCCTGAGCAGTATTTTGATGAATTGATCGAGATCAATCTTTCAGAATTAAAACCTCACCTTAATGGACCTTTTACTCCAGATTTAGCAACGCCTATTTCTGAAATGGGAGTTAAAGCTAAAGAAAACGACTGGCCAATTAATGTAGATTGGGGACTTATAGGATCCTGTACTAACTCTTCTTACGAAGATCTTACCCGTGCAGCTTCTATAGCCAAACAGGCGGTAGATAAAAAAGTAAAGGCAAAATCCGACTTTGGTATAAACCCAGGTTCAGAAACAATTCGATTTACAGCAGAGCGTGATGGCTTACTTCAAATTTTTGAAGATCTGGACGCTACTATTTTTACCAATGCATGTGGACCTTGTATAGGCCAATGGGATCGTAGCGACAGAAAAGGAGAGGAGAAAAACACAATTGTACATTCTTTTAACCGTAACTTTTCTAAGCGTGCCGATGGTAACCCAAATACTCACGCTTTTGTAGGTTCTCCAGAAATGGTTGCTGCAATTGCAATTTCAGGACGTTTAGATTTTGATCCAACCCGGGATAAACTTATAAATGAAGATGGCGAAGAGGTAATGTTAGACGAGCCAACAGGAATCGAATTACCTTCTGATGGTTTTGATGTGGAAGAAGATGGATATGTGCCACCAAATGACGATGGAAGTTCTGTGGTTGTTAAAGTAGCTGAAGATAGTGAAAGACTTCAATTATTAACCCCGTTTGAACCCTGGGATGGTAAAAACCTTACCGGAGCGAAATTGTTAATTAAAGCTTTCGGAAAATGTACTACCGACCATATTTCTATGGCAGGACCGTGGTTGCGTTACAGAGGGCACTTAGATAATATTTCTAACAACTGTCTAATTGGAGCGATTAACGCTTATAATAAGAAGACAAATTTTGTAAAGAATCAACTTAATGGCGAGTACGATGGTGTTCCTGCGGTACAGCGTGAGTATAAAAAAGCAGGTGTTTCAACAGTAGTTGTGGGAGATCATAACTATGGGGAAGGTTCTTCAAGAGAGCACGCGGCCATGGAGCCCCGTCATCTTGGTGTGAAAGTGGTATTGGTAAAATCTTTTGCCCGTATTCACGAAACTAACCTTAAAAAACAAGGGATGTTAGGATTGACTTTCGATAATGAGGCCGATTATGACCTTATTCAGGAAGACGATACCTTTAACTTTATAGATCTTGAAGATTTTGCTCCAGATAAGCAAATTACGATAGAGATTGTACATGCCGATGGTAGTAAAGACACTATTAAAACAAACCATACTTATAACAAACCTCAAATTGAGTGGTATAAACATGGTTCTGCTTTAAACCTTATTAAAAAGCAAAACGCTGCTTAA
- a CDS encoding IS1595 family transposase, with product MIPSDFRDFFVNSPATVQQEIVASLLSLSLQESEVKDSNEAKAVTCPHCSEKRVRANGKLKGVQRYVCNGCKKNFSETTGKFWYNIKKKEKLNRYLYCLLSGYSIRKSAEETEISIQTSFDWRHKLLTSFSSVSVEEFQGIVESDDLFFAYSEKGGRHLGRKPKMRGEKASKAGISDEKVAVVATCDRSGNKDFKVATRGRISKEDLNRILKGKLDKADVLCSDSHRSYGAFAKANTIAHKKFNTSKGQRTVDKVYHVQNVNNMDMRLRKFMDSFNGVATKYLQNYLNWFLVLEKIKNSTSKMATVTAIAFASNSAWYEYKQQLFNMLIRT from the coding sequence ATGATACCTTCAGATTTCAGGGATTTTTTCGTTAATAGTCCAGCGACTGTTCAACAAGAGATAGTGGCTTCGTTGCTATCATTGTCTTTGCAAGAAAGTGAAGTAAAGGACAGCAACGAGGCAAAAGCAGTTACCTGTCCTCATTGCTCAGAAAAGCGTGTTCGTGCCAATGGCAAGCTCAAAGGCGTTCAACGCTATGTTTGCAATGGCTGTAAGAAGAATTTCAGTGAGACCACAGGTAAGTTTTGGTATAATATAAAAAAGAAAGAGAAGTTAAATCGGTATTTATACTGTTTGTTGTCGGGCTACAGTATCAGGAAAAGTGCAGAAGAGACGGAGATATCAATTCAAACGTCCTTTGATTGGAGACATAAATTGCTCACGTCATTTTCCAGTGTTTCGGTAGAAGAGTTTCAGGGCATAGTCGAAAGCGATGACCTGTTCTTTGCCTACTCAGAAAAAGGAGGACGTCATTTAGGTAGAAAACCGAAAATGCGAGGAGAAAAAGCAAGCAAAGCAGGCATAAGTGATGAAAAAGTAGCTGTAGTGGCAACTTGTGATAGATCTGGAAACAAAGACTTTAAAGTGGCCACAAGAGGTCGTATCAGTAAAGAGGATCTGAATAGAATACTTAAAGGGAAACTTGATAAAGCTGACGTACTCTGCAGCGACAGCCATAGAAGTTATGGTGCTTTTGCAAAAGCCAACACAATTGCCCATAAAAAGTTCAACACCTCAAAGGGACAGCGAACCGTAGATAAGGTGTACCATGTCCAGAATGTAAACAATATGGATATGAGATTGAGAAAGTTCATGGATTCTTTCAATGGGGTAGCTACAAAATACTTACAGAATTACTTGAATTGGTTCTTGGTACTTGAAAAAATCAAGAACTCAACCAGTAAAATGGCAACAGTTACAGCCATTGCCTTTGCTTCAAATAGCGCATGGTACGAGTACAAACAACAACTATTCAATATGCTAATTAGAACTTAG